A single window of Usitatibacter rugosus DNA harbors:
- the cysM gene encoding cysteine synthase CysM, with the protein MVPTLDHFVGNTPLVRLQRIPGKTSNVILAKLEGNNPAGSVKDRPALSMIVNAEKRGEIKPGDTLIEATSGNTGIALAMVAAMRGYKMVLVMPEHLSIERRQTMGAFGARFVLTPEKGGMELSIDTAKRMRDAGEGIILDQFSNPDNPLAHYTGTGPEIWRDTQGKITHFVATMGTTGTIMGTSKFLKEMNPKIQVIGVHPAEGAQVPGIRKWPEPYQPKIYDRSRVDRIIEVTQPESEEMTRRMAAEEGIFMGISSGGGAAATMRLCAEVENAVIVHIVADRGDRYLSTGVFPA; encoded by the coding sequence ATGGTCCCCACGCTCGATCACTTCGTCGGCAACACGCCGCTCGTCCGCCTGCAGCGCATCCCCGGGAAGACCTCCAACGTGATCCTCGCCAAGCTCGAGGGGAACAACCCCGCGGGCTCCGTGAAGGATCGTCCGGCGCTCTCGATGATCGTGAACGCCGAGAAGCGCGGCGAGATCAAGCCGGGCGACACGCTGATCGAGGCCACGAGCGGCAACACCGGCATCGCGCTCGCGATGGTGGCGGCCATGCGCGGCTACAAGATGGTCCTGGTGATGCCCGAGCACCTGTCGATCGAGCGCCGCCAGACGATGGGCGCGTTCGGCGCGCGCTTCGTGCTCACTCCCGAGAAGGGCGGCATGGAGCTTTCGATCGACACCGCGAAGCGCATGCGCGACGCGGGCGAGGGCATCATCCTCGACCAGTTCTCCAATCCCGATAATCCGCTCGCGCACTACACCGGCACGGGCCCCGAGATCTGGCGCGACACGCAGGGCAAGATCACGCATTTCGTCGCGACCATGGGCACCACCGGCACGATCATGGGCACGTCGAAGTTCCTGAAGGAGATGAACCCGAAGATCCAGGTGATCGGCGTGCACCCGGCCGAGGGTGCGCAGGTGCCCGGCATCCGCAAGTGGCCGGAGCCCTACCAGCCGAAGATCTACGACCGCTCGCGTGTCGACCGCATCATCGAGGTGACGCAACCCGAGTCCGAGGAGATGACGCGCCGGATGGCGGCGGAGGAGGGCATCTTCATGGGCATCTCTTCCGGAGGCGGCGCGGCGGCGACCATGCGGCTTTGCGCCGAGGTCGAGAACGCGGTCATCGTGCACATCGTGGCCGATCGCGGCGACCGCTACCTCTCCACCGGCGTGTTCCCCGCCTGA
- a CDS encoding ComEA family DNA-binding protein — protein sequence MRKLIGLLAALLAYAGLAFAGININSATQEQLETLNGVGPVKAQAIIDYRKKNGPFKSLEDIKKVDGIGDGTYDKIKGDIMLSGTSDRAPKKDEPKKAAAEPKKAEPAPAPKKAEPAPAPEPKKAAAEPKKEEPKKLTADEKKAIDKKAADDKKAADKTAADEKKKAADEKKAADKKAADDKKAADKKAADDKKAADKAAAEDKKKAADEKKAADKKAADDKKAAAKKADTKADAKKDAADAKADAKKDAIDKKAADDKKAVDEKKK from the coding sequence ATGCGCAAGCTCATCGGACTTCTGGCGGCGTTGCTCGCGTATGCGGGCCTCGCGTTTGCCGGCATCAACATCAATTCGGCCACGCAGGAACAACTGGAGACGCTGAACGGCGTCGGCCCGGTGAAGGCCCAGGCCATCATCGACTACCGCAAGAAGAACGGCCCGTTCAAGTCGCTCGAAGACATCAAGAAGGTCGACGGCATCGGCGACGGCACGTACGACAAGATCAAGGGCGACATCATGCTGTCGGGCACGAGCGATCGCGCGCCGAAGAAGGACGAGCCGAAGAAGGCCGCGGCCGAGCCGAAGAAGGCCGAGCCCGCACCCGCACCGAAGAAAGCGGAACCCGCGCCTGCTCCGGAACCGAAGAAAGCCGCGGCCGAGCCCAAGAAGGAAGAGCCGAAGAAGCTGACCGCCGACGAGAAGAAGGCGATCGACAAGAAGGCTGCCGACGACAAGAAGGCCGCCGACAAGACCGCCGCCGACGAGAAGAAGAAAGCCGCGGACGAGAAGAAAGCCGCCGACAAGAAAGCGGCCGACGACAAGAAGGCCGCTGACAAGAAGGCCGCGGATGACAAGAAGGCTGCCGACAAGGCCGCCGCCGAAGACAAGAAGAAGGCAGCCGACGAGAAGAAAGCCGCGGACAAGAAAGCCGCCGACGACAAGAAGGCCGCCGCGAAGAAAGCCGACACGAAGGCCGATGCGAAGAAGGATGCCGCCGACGCCAAGGCCGATGCCAAGAAGGACGCCATCGACAAGAAGGCCGCCGACGACAAGAAGGCCGTGGACGAGAAGAAGAAGTAG
- the rfaD gene encoding ADP-glyceromanno-heptose 6-epimerase: protein MTTLIVTGAAGFVGANLVRALNDRGVKDIIAVDNLTRADKVPNLVDLEIADYYDKQDFIGRIRHSVFARDIGAVLHQGACSDTMEQDGNYMMENNYRYSLDLLAWCQEHGVPFIYASSASVYGGGRVFKESREHEAPLNVYGYSKFLFDQAVRRQLEGRSAQIAGFRYFNVYGPRESHKGRMASVAYHFFNQYLKEGKVRLFEGGGEYGPGEQIRDFVSVEDVVRVNLFFLDHPGVSGIFNVGTGQAQSFNDVAVATVNAVRKARGEAPLTLDALRKAGTIEYIPFPPALVGKYQSYTQADVSALRSAGYAEPFLSVDEGVGRYVAARWERGEGRP, encoded by the coding sequence ATGACCACGCTCATCGTGACCGGCGCGGCCGGGTTCGTCGGCGCGAACCTCGTGCGCGCGCTGAACGACCGCGGCGTGAAGGACATCATCGCCGTCGACAACCTCACGCGCGCCGACAAGGTGCCGAACCTCGTCGACCTCGAGATCGCGGACTACTACGACAAGCAGGACTTCATCGGCCGCATCCGCCACAGCGTGTTCGCCCGGGACATCGGCGCCGTCCTCCACCAGGGCGCCTGCTCCGACACGATGGAGCAGGACGGCAACTACATGATGGAGAACAACTACCGCTATTCGCTCGATCTCCTCGCGTGGTGCCAGGAGCACGGCGTGCCGTTCATCTATGCGTCGTCCGCCTCGGTGTACGGCGGCGGGCGCGTGTTCAAGGAGTCGCGCGAGCACGAGGCGCCGTTGAACGTCTACGGCTACTCGAAGTTCCTGTTCGACCAGGCCGTGCGCCGGCAGCTCGAGGGGCGGAGCGCCCAGATCGCCGGCTTCCGCTACTTCAACGTGTATGGCCCGCGCGAGTCGCACAAGGGCCGCATGGCTTCCGTGGCGTACCACTTCTTCAACCAGTACCTGAAGGAAGGCAAGGTGCGCCTGTTCGAGGGCGGCGGCGAGTACGGCCCCGGCGAGCAGATCCGCGACTTCGTGAGCGTGGAAGACGTCGTGCGTGTGAACCTCTTCTTCCTCGACCATCCCGGGGTCTCGGGCATCTTCAACGTCGGCACGGGCCAGGCGCAGAGCTTCAACGACGTCGCGGTGGCCACGGTGAACGCGGTGCGCAAGGCGCGCGGCGAGGCGCCGCTCACGCTGGACGCACTTCGCAAGGCCGGCACGATCGAGTACATCCCGTTCCCGCCCGCGTTGGTGGGCAAGTACCAGAGCTACACGCAGGCCGACGTTTCGGCGCTGCGCTCGGCGGGCTATGCCGAGCCGTTCCTCTCCGTGGACGAGGGCGTCGGCCGCTACGTCGCGGCGCGCTGGGAACGCGGCGAAGGCCGTCCTTGA
- the rfaE1 gene encoding D-glycero-beta-D-manno-heptose-7-phosphate kinase yields the protein MSALKLPDFAGRRVLVVGDVMLDRYWFGDVNRISPEAPVPVVLVKRTEERPGGAANVARNITSLGGRCTLLSVVGEDDAGRALEDLLLRDRVTASLHRDRELSTTVKLRVVGHQQQLLRIDFERVPSHEVLAAKLDEYEKLVDEADAIVLSDYGKGGLAHVQRMIQLAKQHGKPVLVDPKGSEYTRYRGATLLTPNRSEFREVAGRWSDEADLEARARKLRESLDLAALIVTRSEEGMSLFTKDESYREPTVAREVYDVSGAGDTVIGALSLMVAAGADLHDAMKVANHAAGIVVAKLGTATASRAELEKSLESP from the coding sequence ATGAGCGCGCTCAAGCTTCCCGATTTCGCGGGCCGGCGCGTACTCGTCGTCGGCGACGTCATGCTCGACCGCTACTGGTTCGGCGACGTGAATCGCATCTCGCCGGAGGCGCCGGTGCCCGTGGTGCTCGTGAAGCGCACCGAGGAGCGCCCGGGAGGGGCCGCGAACGTGGCCCGCAACATCACCTCGCTGGGCGGCCGCTGCACGCTGCTCTCGGTGGTGGGCGAGGACGACGCGGGCCGCGCGCTCGAAGACCTCCTGCTCCGCGACCGCGTGACGGCCTCGCTTCACCGCGACCGGGAGCTCTCCACCACGGTGAAGCTGCGCGTGGTTGGCCACCAGCAGCAGCTCCTGCGCATCGACTTCGAGCGCGTCCCCAGCCACGAGGTGCTCGCCGCCAAGCTCGACGAGTACGAGAAGCTCGTCGACGAGGCGGATGCGATCGTGCTCTCCGACTACGGCAAGGGCGGCCTCGCGCACGTGCAACGCATGATCCAGCTCGCCAAGCAGCACGGCAAACCCGTGCTCGTGGACCCGAAGGGCTCCGAATACACGCGCTACCGCGGCGCCACGCTGCTGACACCCAACCGGTCCGAGTTCCGCGAGGTGGCGGGACGCTGGAGCGACGAGGCCGACCTCGAAGCCCGCGCGCGGAAGCTCCGCGAGAGTCTCGATCTCGCCGCGCTCATCGTGACGCGCAGCGAAGAGGGTATGTCGCTCTTCACGAAGGACGAGTCGTACCGCGAGCCGACCGTCGCGCGCGAGGTCTACGACGTCTCCGGCGCGGGCGATACCGTGATCGGCGCGCTCTCCCTCATGGTGGCCGCGGGCGCCGACCTCCACGACGCGATGAAGGTCGCGAACCACGCCGCCGGCATCGTCGTGGCCAAGCTCGGCACCGCCACCGCGAGCCGTGCGGAGCTCGAGAAATCCCTGGAGTCCCCATGA
- a CDS encoding UDP-glucose dehydrogenase family protein, whose amino-acid sequence MKVTLIGTGYVGLVTGACLADVGNDVLCFDVDARKIAMLEGGEIPIYEPGLREIVRANAAAGRLTFTTDAKQATRHGRIQMIAVGTPPGEDGSADLSHVLAAARNIAEHMDAPKIVVDKSTVPVGTADKVRAAIAEGLKKRGADIAFSVVSNPEFLKEGAAVEDFMRPDRIVVGADDPVAVTALRELYGPFQRSHDRLQVMDVRSAELTKYAANAMLATRISFMNELALLAERLGADIEHVRIGIGSDPRIGYHFLYPGTGYGGSCFPKDVTALLRTAQEHGLDLKVVGAVEEANERQKGVLVDKVLKKFGSDLAGRKFALWGLAFKPNTDDMREAPSLVIIERLLKAGATVTAFDPVAMEEAEKTYKSESGITFAGTAMQATQGADALLIATEWKAFRSPDFDALKASLKSPVIFDGRNLYEPAVVRSKGFEYYPIGR is encoded by the coding sequence GTGAAGGTCACCCTGATCGGCACCGGCTACGTGGGCCTCGTCACCGGTGCCTGCCTGGCCGACGTGGGCAACGATGTGCTCTGCTTCGATGTGGACGCGCGCAAGATCGCGATGCTCGAGGGCGGCGAGATCCCCATCTACGAACCGGGCCTGCGCGAGATCGTGCGCGCCAACGCCGCCGCCGGCCGCCTCACGTTCACCACCGATGCGAAGCAGGCCACGCGCCATGGCCGCATCCAGATGATCGCCGTGGGGACGCCGCCCGGCGAGGACGGCTCGGCCGACCTCTCGCACGTGCTCGCGGCCGCGCGCAACATCGCCGAGCACATGGACGCGCCGAAGATCGTCGTCGACAAGTCGACCGTGCCCGTCGGCACGGCGGACAAGGTGCGCGCCGCCATCGCCGAGGGCCTGAAGAAGCGCGGCGCCGACATCGCGTTCAGCGTCGTGTCGAACCCGGAATTCCTGAAGGAGGGCGCGGCCGTCGAGGACTTCATGCGCCCCGACCGCATCGTGGTCGGCGCCGACGATCCCGTGGCCGTCACGGCGCTGCGCGAGCTCTACGGCCCGTTCCAGCGCAGCCACGACCGCCTGCAGGTGATGGACGTGCGCTCCGCCGAGCTCACCAAGTACGCGGCCAACGCCATGCTCGCCACGCGCATCTCGTTCATGAACGAGCTGGCGCTCCTCGCCGAGCGCCTGGGCGCCGACATCGAGCACGTTCGCATCGGCATCGGCTCCGACCCGCGCATCGGCTACCACTTCCTCTATCCGGGCACCGGCTACGGCGGCTCGTGCTTCCCGAAGGACGTCACCGCGCTGCTGCGCACGGCCCAGGAGCACGGCCTCGACCTCAAGGTGGTTGGAGCGGTCGAGGAGGCCAACGAGCGCCAGAAGGGTGTGCTCGTGGACAAGGTGTTGAAGAAATTTGGCAGCGACCTCGCGGGCCGCAAGTTCGCGCTCTGGGGTCTCGCGTTCAAGCCCAACACCGACGACATGCGCGAGGCCCCGAGCCTCGTGATCATCGAGCGCCTGCTGAAGGCCGGCGCCACCGTCACCGCGTTCGACCCGGTGGCGATGGAGGAGGCCGAGAAGACCTACAAGAGCGAGAGTGGAATCACCTTCGCCGGTACCGCGATGCAGGCCACGCAGGGCGCCGACGCGCTGCTGATCGCGACCGAGTGGAAAGCCTTCCGCAGCCCCGACTTCGACGCGCTGAAGGCGAGCCTCAAGTCGCCCGTCATCTTCGACGGCCGCAACCTCTACGAGCCCGCCGTCGTGCGCTCGAAGGGCTTCGAGTACTACCCGATCGGCCGATGA
- the pyrF gene encoding orotidine-5'-phosphate decarboxylase gives MDNKIVVVPLDFPDAASALAMAARLDPRLCRVKVGKELFVAAGPAVVEQLHQRGFEVFLDLKFHDIPNTVAGACKSAARLGVWMMNVHASGGEAMLRAAREAVASVTKPPLLIGVTILTSLDDESIARVGFSGSVRENVERLARLTKECGLDGVVCSAQEAPWVRAAAGTSFTLVTPGIRLATDAKGDQVRTVTPAEAVKLGADYLVIGRPITRATDPVAVLEGIRRELGLSQEAA, from the coding sequence TTGGACAATAAGATCGTCGTCGTCCCCCTGGACTTCCCCGATGCCGCGAGCGCGCTCGCGATGGCCGCGCGCCTCGATCCGCGGCTGTGCCGCGTAAAGGTCGGCAAGGAGCTCTTCGTCGCCGCCGGACCCGCGGTGGTCGAGCAGCTCCACCAGCGCGGCTTCGAAGTCTTCCTCGACCTCAAGTTCCACGACATCCCGAACACCGTCGCGGGCGCCTGCAAGTCGGCCGCGCGCCTGGGCGTGTGGATGATGAACGTGCACGCAAGCGGCGGGGAGGCGATGCTGCGAGCCGCGCGCGAAGCCGTGGCCTCGGTCACCAAGCCGCCGCTGCTCATCGGCGTCACCATCCTCACGAGCCTCGACGACGAATCGATCGCGCGCGTCGGCTTCAGCGGCTCGGTGCGCGAGAACGTCGAGCGGCTCGCCCGCCTCACGAAGGAGTGCGGGCTGGATGGCGTGGTCTGCTCCGCACAGGAAGCGCCGTGGGTGCGCGCTGCCGCGGGAACATCGTTCACCCTGGTCACTCCCGGCATCCGCCTCGCCACCGACGCGAAGGGCGACCAGGTCCGCACCGTGACGCCGGCCGAGGCGGTGAAGCTCGGCGCCGACTACCTGGTGATCGGCCGTCCCATCACGCGCGCGACGGATCCCGTCGCCGTGCTCGAGGGCATCCGCCGCGAGCTGGGCCTGTCGCAGGAGGCCGCGTGA
- the lapB gene encoding lipopolysaccharide assembly protein LapB, which translates to MEFEFWWLLALPVFFGMGWVAARVDLKSLLSESRALPTSYFRGLNFMLNDQPDKAIESFLQVAKENPQTVELQFALGSLFRRRGEVDRAIRMHQDLMNREDLPPEERRKASFELAEDYFKAGLLDHAEEVLTKLAEVDPTPSVHRNLLDIYIQEKDWAKAIEAAKKLEVSAKRNYQKEIANYYCELAITEQIHGRKEGADAYLDRALESNRKCVRANLLRGEWRSRDGDHAGAIEAWKKVEEQDPAYLGLAAEGMVESFKALGKLTEGLTLLRGLQHRYPGLDLLNVVYQATAEAEGDEAAWRLVREEVRRNPTLVGLDRLIDAELLRAPPERRQDLQLMKNLVHSHAQALSVYLCGTCGFKARQFFWQCPACGGWETFPPRRTAELDTAGRHLARMQIGQ; encoded by the coding sequence ATGGAATTTGAGTTCTGGTGGCTCCTCGCCCTGCCGGTCTTCTTCGGCATGGGCTGGGTGGCGGCGAGGGTGGACCTGAAGTCGCTCCTGTCCGAATCGCGCGCGCTGCCCACCTCGTATTTCCGCGGCTTGAACTTCATGCTGAACGACCAGCCCGACAAGGCGATCGAGTCGTTCCTGCAGGTGGCCAAGGAGAATCCCCAGACGGTCGAGCTGCAGTTCGCGCTGGGGAGCCTCTTCCGGCGCCGCGGCGAGGTGGACCGCGCGATCCGCATGCACCAGGACCTCATGAACCGCGAGGACCTCCCGCCGGAAGAACGTCGCAAGGCCTCCTTCGAGCTGGCCGAGGACTACTTCAAGGCCGGCCTCCTGGACCATGCCGAGGAAGTCCTCACGAAGCTGGCCGAGGTCGATCCCACGCCGAGCGTGCATCGCAACCTCCTCGACATCTACATCCAGGAGAAGGATTGGGCGAAGGCCATCGAGGCGGCCAAGAAGCTCGAGGTGAGCGCCAAGCGCAACTACCAGAAGGAGATCGCGAACTACTACTGCGAGCTCGCGATCACCGAGCAGATCCACGGCCGGAAAGAGGGCGCGGATGCCTACCTCGACCGCGCGCTCGAGTCGAACCGCAAATGCGTCCGCGCGAACCTGCTGCGCGGCGAATGGCGCTCGCGCGATGGCGACCATGCCGGCGCCATCGAGGCGTGGAAGAAGGTCGAGGAGCAGGACCCGGCGTACCTGGGCCTCGCCGCCGAAGGCATGGTCGAGAGCTTCAAGGCGCTCGGGAAGCTTACCGAGGGCCTCACGCTGCTGCGCGGCCTGCAGCACCGCTATCCGGGGCTGGACCTCCTGAACGTCGTCTACCAGGCCACGGCCGAGGCGGAGGGCGACGAGGCCGCCTGGCGCCTGGTGCGCGAGGAAGTCCGGCGCAACCCCACGCTGGTCGGGCTGGACCGCCTCATCGACGCGGAGCTGCTGCGCGCCCCGCCCGAGCGCCGCCAGGACCTGCAGCTCATGAAGAACCTGGTGCATTCGCACGCCCAGGCCCTGTCGGTCTATCTCTGCGGCACCTGCGGCTTCAAGGCGCGCCAGTTCTTCTGGCAGTGCCCGGCCTGCGGCGGCTGGGAGACCTTCCCGCCGCGGCGCACCGCCGAGCTGGACACCGCGGGCCGCCACCTCGCAAGGATGCAGATTGGACAATAA
- a CDS encoding LapA family protein, with translation MQVLVWLFRFAIVLVLVWFAVKNAQPVTLHGLPDQTWQAPLVFVLLVVFIAGVVIGLLAWLPTVVRQRREMARLRKANDVLSLGAANPPPADPPRVDVHGI, from the coding sequence ATGCAAGTCCTAGTCTGGCTTTTCCGCTTCGCGATCGTCCTCGTGCTGGTCTGGTTCGCGGTCAAGAACGCGCAGCCGGTGACCTTGCACGGCCTGCCGGACCAGACGTGGCAGGCCCCGCTCGTGTTCGTCCTGCTGGTGGTCTTCATCGCCGGCGTGGTGATCGGGCTGCTCGCGTGGCTTCCGACGGTCGTGCGCCAGCGCCGCGAGATGGCGCGGCTGCGCAAGGCCAACGACGTGCTTTCCCTCGGAGCGGCCAACCCGCCCCCGGCGGATCCCCCGCGCGTCGACGTTCATGGAATTTGA
- a CDS encoding integration host factor subunit beta: protein MTKSQLIELLSARHSQLAPKDAELAVKTMLDAMAHTLASGNRIEIRGFGSFGLNYRPPRVGRNPKTGEKVQVPRKYVPHFKAGKELRERVDFHEG, encoded by the coding sequence ATGACCAAGTCACAGCTCATAGAGCTGTTGAGCGCGCGTCATAGCCAGCTGGCACCGAAGGACGCCGAGCTGGCCGTGAAGACGATGCTCGACGCCATGGCGCACACGCTCGCCTCCGGGAACCGCATCGAGATCCGCGGTTTCGGAAGCTTTGGGTTGAACTACCGGCCACCACGAGTCGGACGCAACCCGAAGACCGGCGAGAAGGTCCAGGTTCCGCGCAAGTACGTCCCGCACTTCAAGGCGGGCAAGGAATTGCGCGAGCGAGTGGATTTCCACGAGGGGTAA
- the rpsA gene encoding 30S ribosomal protein S1, with protein sequence MLSQATAAPAPESFAALFEESLTRQEMRVGEVITAEVVNVDMNVVIVNAGLKSESAISTEEFKNDRGELEVKIGDFVSVAIEALEDGFGATKLSRDKAKKLAAWTSLDDALNNATIIKGVVSGKVKGGLTVMVNGIRAFLPGSLVDLRPVKDTSHFEGKELEFKVIKLDRKRNNVVVSRRAVMEETAGVERQQLLETLKEGAIVKGVVKNITDYGAFVDLGGIDGLLHITDLAWRRVKHPTEVLAVGDEVTAKILKFDAEKNRVSLGLKQLGEDPWIGISRRYPHGTRLFGKVTNITDYGAFVEIESGIEGLVHVSEMDWTNKNVHPAKVVSLGDEIEVMILEIDEDRRRISLGMKQCMPNPWEEFAMNHKKGDKVRGVIKSITDFGVFIGLPGNIDGLVHLSDLSWQATGEEAVKNLKKGDEVETVVLSIDVERERISLGIKQLEGDPFGNYVTTHDKGNVVKGIVKSIEPKGAVITLDSDVEGYLRASEVARDRVEDLRSHLREGEEIEAVIVNIDRKNRSINLSIKQKDAAEEQAALQKHASESSGSAGTTNLGALLKAKLTGKE encoded by the coding sequence ATGCTGTCTCAAGCCACTGCCGCCCCCGCCCCCGAATCTTTCGCCGCTCTCTTCGAGGAGAGCCTTACGCGCCAGGAGATGCGCGTCGGCGAAGTGATCACGGCCGAGGTGGTCAACGTTGACATGAACGTCGTCATCGTCAACGCCGGACTCAAGTCCGAATCCGCAATCTCCACCGAAGAATTCAAGAACGACCGCGGCGAGCTGGAAGTGAAGATCGGGGACTTCGTCTCCGTCGCCATCGAAGCCCTCGAAGACGGCTTCGGCGCCACCAAGCTCTCCCGCGACAAGGCCAAGAAGCTCGCCGCCTGGACCAGCCTCGATGACGCGCTCAACAACGCGACCATCATCAAGGGCGTGGTCTCCGGCAAGGTGAAGGGCGGCCTCACCGTCATGGTGAACGGCATCCGCGCCTTCCTGCCCGGCTCGCTCGTCGACCTCCGTCCCGTCAAGGACACCTCGCACTTCGAGGGCAAGGAGCTCGAGTTCAAGGTCATCAAGCTGGACCGCAAGCGCAACAACGTGGTGGTTTCGCGCCGCGCCGTGATGGAAGAGACGGCCGGTGTCGAGCGCCAGCAGCTGCTGGAGACGCTGAAAGAAGGCGCCATCGTGAAGGGCGTCGTGAAGAACATCACCGACTACGGCGCGTTCGTGGACCTGGGCGGCATCGACGGCCTGCTCCACATCACCGACCTCGCCTGGCGCCGCGTGAAGCACCCGACGGAAGTGCTGGCCGTGGGCGACGAAGTCACCGCCAAGATCCTCAAGTTCGACGCCGAGAAGAACCGCGTCTCGCTGGGCCTCAAGCAGCTGGGCGAAGACCCGTGGATCGGCATCTCCCGCCGCTACCCGCATGGCACGCGTCTCTTCGGCAAGGTCACCAACATCACCGACTACGGCGCGTTCGTCGAGATCGAGTCGGGCATCGAAGGCCTGGTGCACGTCTCCGAGATGGACTGGACCAACAAGAACGTCCACCCCGCCAAGGTCGTTTCGCTGGGCGACGAGATCGAGGTCATGATCCTCGAGATCGACGAAGACCGCCGCCGCATCTCCCTGGGCATGAAGCAGTGCATGCCGAACCCCTGGGAAGAGTTCGCCATGAACCACAAGAAGGGCGACAAGGTCCGCGGCGTCATCAAGTCCATCACCGACTTCGGCGTCTTCATCGGCCTGCCGGGCAACATCGACGGCCTGGTTCACCTCTCCGACCTCTCGTGGCAAGCCACGGGCGAGGAAGCGGTCAAGAACCTCAAGAAGGGCGATGAAGTCGAGACCGTCGTGCTGTCGATCGACGTCGAGCGCGAGCGCATCTCGCTCGGCATCAAGCAGCTCGAGGGCGATCCGTTCGGCAACTACGTGACCACCCACGACAAGGGCAACGTCGTGAAGGGCATCGTGAAGTCGATCGAACCCAAGGGCGCCGTGATCACGCTCGACAGCGACGTGGAGGGTTACCTCCGCGCTTCCGAAGTCGCGCGCGACCGCGTCGAGGACCTCCGCTCGCACCTGCGCGAGGGCGAGGAAATCGAAGCCGTCATCGTCAACATCGATCGCAAGAACCGCTCCATCAACCTGTCCATCAAGCAGAAGGACGCCGCCGAAGAGCAGGCCGCCCTGCAGAAGCACGCCTCGGAATCGAGCGGCAGCGCCGGCACCACGAACCTCGGCGCCCTGCTCAAGGCGAAGCTGACGGGCAAGGAATAA
- the cmk gene encoding (d)CMP kinase → MTAPVIAIDGPSASGKGTVAERVARALGFHYLDSGALYRLVALAAQRGGIALDDVPGLARTAGAMQIEFREGRAWLSGEDVSEALRAEAVGVAASRVAAAPEVRACLLDRQRGFRAPPGLVADGRDMGSVVFPDAALKVFLTAGVEIRAQRRHKQLMEKGMYAKMPDVVEELRQRDDRDMKRTVAPLKHYPDAVFLDTTAISVDEAVASVLAEWRNRSGK, encoded by the coding sequence ATGACCGCGCCCGTCATCGCGATCGACGGCCCCTCGGCCTCCGGGAAGGGCACGGTCGCCGAAAGGGTGGCGCGAGCCCTGGGCTTCCACTACCTCGACAGCGGGGCGTTGTATCGGTTGGTGGCCCTCGCGGCGCAGCGCGGCGGCATCGCCCTCGACGACGTGCCCGGCCTCGCCCGAACCGCGGGCGCCATGCAGATCGAGTTCCGGGAGGGCCGGGCCTGGCTTTCCGGAGAGGACGTGAGCGAGGCCCTGAGGGCCGAGGCGGTCGGCGTCGCCGCGTCCCGGGTGGCGGCCGCCCCCGAGGTCCGCGCGTGCCTCCTGGACCGCCAGAGGGGCTTCCGGGCGCCTCCCGGCCTGGTCGCCGACGGCCGCGACATGGGCTCCGTGGTGTTCCCGGACGCGGCCCTGAAGGTGTTTCTCACCGCGGGCGTGGAGATACGTGCCCAGCGGAGACATAAGCAGTTGATGGAAAAGGGAATGTATGCCAAAATGCCGGACGTCGTGGAGGAACTGCGGCAGCGTGATGACCGGGATATGAAACGGACCGTCGCGCCGCTAAAGCATTATCCCGACGCGGTTTTTCTCGATACCACGGCCATTTCGGTCGACGAGGCCGTCGCAAGCGTCCTCGCAGAGTGGAGAAATCGCTCCGGAAAATGA